In Granulicella mallensis MP5ACTX8, the sequence GCGTTGCGAGGATGCATTGAAGCGCCCTGGCCACGGCTGCCTTGGCCTTTACACGTAAGGCTGTGGGAACGAAGCTGTAGTCCTCCATTGGCTGCTGCGAATCCGCCGCGCCCGCTTCCTTGCCGGCAGCAGCGCGCTCGCCCCTTGCCGCCAGCGTTAACACCTGGGCCGACTCCGTTACGGCATCGTCGTTGAAGGTGATCGCGTCGTGATAGCCACCTTCCAGGGGCCAGACCTGTGGCCATCCGCCGTTCGGGAACTGCGCCTGCAACAGGTACTTGATTCCGCGCAGAGCCGCGGCACGATAGGCATCGCCCTCATGTCCGGGCAGTGCCGCCGAGAGCTCCGCAAGAAAGTGCAGCTCGGTGTTGGTGGCGTCGTTGTCGAGCGTGCCGACATAGTGCCACTTCTCATCGGCGGCCTGATCGAAGTCGCCCGGCCCACTGCCGACCGGCGCAAGGTTCGCCGTGGCATAGCTCTGTCCACGCAGCCGCGCGGAGGCGCTCATATCGAGGTTCTTCGACCAGCCTCCTGCCGCCGTCTGGAACGACAGGATGACATCGCCGATGTGTCGCGCCTCCTCGCTCTTGTAGAAATCAGGTGAGCGATGCAGCGGAATCGATCTGGCCGAAAAATACTGTTTCGGCAGCGGGGGTATCTCTTCCAGGCCCTCGCGCTCTGTGGCCAGCGCAGCCTTATCGGCGCGCATCTGCTCCGCGGATCGCTTCAGGTAGTCGAGCCACGGCCCGCGCTGCGCCGCTGGAAGCGCCATTACACGGGCTTCGGTCAAAGCTTCGGCAGGCTTGCTCGTGCCAATGACCGAAGCATGCAGGGGCAGCAGAACAAAGAGAAAAAGGGTAAGGGAGCGCACGGACAACATCCTACGCCTGTCTTACAGGATTAAGCCAAGGAGAAAGTGCGAGTGGTAAGTGGCAAGTGGTAAGTGGTAAGTGGTAAGTGGCAAGTACAGTGCTTTTGTTTTTCTGGTTGTCATTCCGAGCGTAGCGAGTGAACCTGCTGTCTCCCGCTCTTCGCAAGTTTCACCACGAACGTTATGCTCCAGCGCAAGATTTATGTTTTGGGCAACACAAAAAACGGGAGACCGCAGGTTCATCGGCTGCGCCTCGGAATGACAACCAGAAAGACAAGAGCAACAACGA encodes:
- the pelA gene encoding pectate lyase: MLSVRSLTLFLFVLLPLHASVIGTSKPAEALTEARVMALPAAQRGPWLDYLKRSAEQMRADKAALATEREGLEEIPPLPKQYFSARSIPLHRSPDFYKSEEARHIGDVILSFQTAAGGWSKNLDMSASARLRGQSYATANLAPVGSGPGDFDQAADEKWHYVGTLDNDATNTELHFLAELSAALPGHEGDAYRAAALRGIKYLLQAQFPNGGWPQVWPLEGGYHDAITFNDDAVTESAQVLTLAARGERAAAGKEAGAADSQQPMEDYSFVPTALRVKAKAAVARALQCILATQVRVPAADGRGTVLAVWAQQHDPLTLAPVAARNFEPEALSSGESASVMEYLMSLSHPSPAVVRSVDAAAAWFEAHKIMGYEWSGGRNTPGGRKLTASPGAGPLWARYYSLTTGKPIFGDRDKTIHDDVMDLTLERRNGYAWYGNGPEKTLQAYATWKPAHSAK